A region from the Sutcliffiella horikoshii genome encodes:
- a CDS encoding Gfo/Idh/MocA family protein, with amino-acid sequence MKKKYKVGVVGLGVVGQRLISAFQNNEDIQIAAVCDYNESLAKETAMECGDISYFSDYKELLQLKEIDFVYVAVPPAVHYDVVMSAFQHQKHVLCEKPLANSEEEAEAMLRAAEESGLVHAMHFPLVYEKAFATIEEHIRKDSFGKIKRITLKMHFDQWPRPWQQTNWISSRKQGGFIREISPHYLQMILHFFGPVKEVKSYVDYPSNPELCEQAVIAMLTLENGVRVLIDGLAGQAEKEEIAFTIHGENQSLSLLNWRKVKLANKGEEWTEIMDSELVNPKGSLVEHFVKRLNNEQAFLVGFKEGLEVQRVLEQLIR; translated from the coding sequence TTGAAGAAAAAATATAAAGTTGGAGTAGTTGGGCTTGGAGTAGTTGGCCAGAGGCTAATTTCAGCATTTCAAAATAACGAAGATATTCAAATCGCAGCAGTGTGCGACTATAATGAAAGCTTGGCAAAAGAAACAGCCATGGAATGCGGTGATATATCTTACTTTTCAGACTACAAAGAATTACTGCAACTAAAGGAAATCGATTTTGTCTATGTCGCGGTACCACCTGCTGTTCACTATGATGTCGTCATGTCTGCTTTCCAACACCAAAAACATGTTCTTTGTGAAAAGCCACTAGCCAATTCTGAGGAAGAAGCAGAAGCTATGTTACGTGCTGCAGAAGAATCCGGTTTAGTACATGCCATGCATTTTCCTCTTGTATATGAAAAAGCATTTGCCACGATTGAAGAGCACATACGCAAAGACTCGTTTGGCAAAATAAAGCGAATTACCTTAAAAATGCACTTTGATCAGTGGCCAAGACCTTGGCAACAAACAAATTGGATAAGTTCCAGGAAACAAGGGGGATTTATCAGGGAAATCTCGCCACATTACCTTCAAATGATCCTTCATTTTTTCGGTCCTGTTAAAGAAGTCAAAAGCTATGTGGATTACCCTTCCAATCCAGAACTATGCGAGCAAGCTGTCATTGCCATGCTTACTCTTGAAAATGGAGTCCGTGTTCTTATTGATGGACTTGCAGGACAAGCGGAAAAGGAAGAAATAGCCTTTACCATTCATGGGGAAAATCAGAGCCTTTCTTTACTTAACTGGAGAAAGGTGAAATTGGCAAACAAAGGGGAAGAGTGGACAGAAATTATGGATTCCGAATTAGTGAACCCAAAAGGGAGCTTAGTCGAACATTTTGTTAAAAGGTTAAATAATGAACAAGCCTTTCTCGTCGGATTTAAAGAAGGTTTAGAGGTACAACGTGTGTTAGAACAACTTATACGATAA
- a CDS encoding type 1 glutamine amidotransferase domain-containing protein has translation MKLHNKKIIQLVSDDFEDLELWYPVLRLREEGAEVVIAGEKAGTTYIGKYGVPIESDISFHDADPADYDAILVPGGWSPDKLRRYEDILSFIRTMDEQQKPIGQICHAGWVLISAKILQGKKVTSTPGIKDDMINAGAEWVDEAVIVDGNIISSRRPPDLPDYMREFIRVLADK, from the coding sequence ATGAAATTACATAATAAAAAAATAATTCAATTAGTCAGTGACGATTTTGAGGATTTAGAACTGTGGTATCCGGTTTTACGTTTGCGTGAAGAAGGTGCTGAAGTGGTCATTGCTGGGGAAAAGGCAGGTACGACCTACATCGGAAAATATGGCGTGCCCATTGAATCTGACATATCTTTTCACGATGCAGATCCAGCAGATTATGATGCCATCTTGGTTCCTGGGGGATGGTCACCAGATAAACTTCGTAGATATGAAGATATTCTATCGTTTATTCGAACGATGGATGAGCAACAAAAACCCATCGGTCAAATTTGTCATGCAGGCTGGGTATTAATTTCCGCAAAGATACTTCAAGGAAAAAAAGTAACCAGTACACCTGGAATTAAGGATGATATGATAAACGCCGGAGCAGAGTGGGTTGATGAAGCTGTAATTGTCGACGGAAACATCATCTCCAGCAGAAGACCACCAGACCTTCCAGACTATATGAGAGAATTCATCCGGGTATTAGCGGACAAATAG
- the argH gene encoding argininosuccinate lyase has translation MTKLWGGRFTKETNKLVEEFTASIEFDKELALEDIQGSMAHVQMLSDCGIIPKDDAKTIQHGLQVIQNKINAGEVEFSVAHEDIHMNIEKLLIDEIGPVGGKLHTGRSRNDQVATDMHLYLKKQTEKIISLLTDVQNSILMKSKENVQTILPGYTHLQRAQPVSFAHHLMAYFWMFERDKERLQDSLKRINWSPLGAGALAGTTFPIDRAQTASLLGFDKLYPNSMDAVSDRDFIVEFLSHASLIMTHISRLSEEMVIWSSQEFQFIELDDSFCTGSSIMPQKKNPDVPELLRAKTGRVYGNLVGLLTVLKGLPLAYNKDMQEDKEGMFDTVKTLVGSLKLLAPMIHTMTVNENKMYESVSKDFSNATDIADYLVTKGLPFRQAHEIIGKIVLYAINQDKYLLGITLDEYKDFSPLFSDDIFELLQPKHVVGARKSEGGTSFEQVENQLALAEQLIYDSVSTS, from the coding sequence ATGACAAAGCTCTGGGGCGGAAGATTTACAAAAGAAACAAACAAACTAGTAGAAGAATTCACAGCATCCATCGAATTTGATAAAGAACTCGCACTCGAAGATATACAAGGAAGCATGGCCCATGTCCAAATGCTAAGTGACTGCGGCATTATTCCAAAAGACGACGCAAAAACAATCCAACATGGACTCCAAGTGATCCAAAACAAAATAAATGCAGGGGAAGTCGAATTCTCCGTTGCACATGAAGATATTCATATGAACATTGAAAAGCTGTTAATAGATGAAATCGGACCGGTAGGAGGAAAACTTCACACCGGAAGAAGCCGTAACGACCAAGTGGCAACAGATATGCACTTATACCTTAAAAAACAAACGGAAAAAATCATTTCATTACTAACAGATGTACAAAATTCCATCTTAATGAAGTCCAAGGAAAATGTGCAAACCATTTTACCGGGCTACACGCATTTGCAACGTGCCCAGCCAGTGTCATTTGCTCACCATCTGATGGCATATTTTTGGATGTTTGAGCGTGACAAGGAGCGTCTACAAGACAGCCTAAAGAGAATCAACTGGTCACCTCTTGGAGCAGGTGCCTTGGCTGGCACAACCTTCCCGATAGATCGAGCTCAGACTGCCTCCTTATTAGGATTTGATAAACTATACCCAAACAGCATGGATGCCGTCAGTGACCGTGATTTTATCGTCGAGTTTCTATCTCATGCATCACTTATCATGACTCACATTTCACGCCTTTCAGAAGAAATGGTCATTTGGTCAAGTCAGGAATTTCAATTCATTGAACTAGACGACTCTTTCTGTACCGGTTCAAGTATTATGCCACAAAAGAAAAACCCGGATGTACCAGAGTTGCTTCGAGCCAAAACTGGCAGAGTTTACGGAAATCTAGTTGGACTTTTGACAGTTCTAAAAGGTTTGCCACTGGCTTATAACAAAGACATGCAGGAAGACAAGGAAGGGATGTTCGATACAGTCAAGACACTGGTTGGTTCCCTGAAACTGTTGGCACCGATGATCCATACGATGACTGTAAACGAAAATAAGATGTATGAATCGGTCTCAAAAGACTTTTCAAATGCCACGGATATTGCTGATTACTTAGTGACCAAAGGGTTGCCATTTAGACAGGCTCACGAAATTATCGGTAAAATCGTGCTTTATGCCATCAATCAGGATAAATATCTTTTAGGCATAACACTTGATGAGTATAAGGACTTTTCCCCCTTATTTTCGGACGATATTTTCGAGTTGCTTCAGCCAAAACACGTTGTCGGTGCCAGAAAAAGCGAAGGCGGAACCTCCTTTGAACAAGTGGAAAATCAGCTAGCATTAGCAGAGCAGCTAATATATGATTCAGTATCAACTTCATAA
- a CDS encoding argininosuccinate synthase, with the protein MKKEKVVLAYSGGLDTSVSVKWLQEKYGYDVIALGLDVGEGKDLESIKQKALDVGAIKAIMVDAKEMLAKDYIVPALKSNAMYEGKYPLSSALSRPLISNLLVQVAEEEGAVAVAHGCTGKGNDQVRFEVSIQALNPNLKVIAPVREWGMTRDEEIEYAAKHNIPIPVNLDNPFSIDANIWGRACEAGVLENPWNEAPEAAFDWTNPIELTPDQPEYVEISFEKGIPVALNEKPMGLVDLIEELNLLGGKHGVGRIDHIENRLVGIKSREVYENPAALILIQAHKELEFLTLPREVTQFKASIDAQMAKVIYEGLWYSPLVNALGAFIEETQNNVTGKIRVKLQKGNHTVVGRQSPYSLYNEELATYSKGDMFDHNAAVGFIKLWGLPTKVYAEIHNKEKVTL; encoded by the coding sequence ATGAAGAAAGAGAAAGTGGTTTTGGCCTATTCAGGAGGGCTTGATACTTCCGTTTCCGTTAAATGGTTACAAGAGAAATATGGTTATGATGTCATTGCACTTGGTCTTGATGTCGGAGAGGGCAAGGACTTGGAATCAATTAAACAGAAGGCACTCGACGTTGGCGCAATCAAAGCTATTATGGTTGATGCAAAAGAGATGCTTGCCAAAGACTATATTGTACCTGCATTAAAATCGAATGCGATGTATGAGGGAAAATACCCGCTATCATCCGCGTTGTCTCGTCCGCTTATTTCAAATCTGCTTGTACAAGTCGCAGAGGAAGAGGGAGCGGTGGCAGTGGCACATGGTTGCACTGGCAAAGGAAACGATCAAGTACGTTTTGAAGTATCCATTCAAGCGCTAAACCCTAATTTAAAGGTCATTGCACCTGTTCGTGAATGGGGGATGACAAGAGATGAAGAAATTGAATACGCAGCAAAGCATAATATTCCAATTCCAGTTAATCTGGATAACCCTTTCTCTATAGATGCAAATATATGGGGGAGAGCATGCGAAGCAGGGGTACTAGAAAATCCTTGGAATGAAGCACCAGAAGCAGCTTTTGATTGGACTAACCCGATTGAACTGACACCAGACCAACCGGAATATGTGGAAATTAGCTTTGAGAAAGGTATACCGGTGGCTTTAAATGAAAAGCCTATGGGCCTTGTTGATCTTATCGAAGAATTAAATCTGCTGGGAGGAAAACATGGGGTCGGTAGAATCGATCATATTGAAAACCGCTTGGTAGGAATCAAATCAAGAGAAGTATACGAGAACCCTGCAGCCCTTATTCTTATCCAAGCACACAAAGAACTTGAGTTCTTGACGCTTCCAAGAGAAGTGACACAATTTAAAGCATCCATTGATGCACAAATGGCGAAAGTTATTTATGAAGGACTTTGGTACTCTCCATTAGTAAACGCACTAGGAGCATTCATTGAAGAAACTCAAAACAATGTAACAGGTAAAATTCGCGTAAAGCTCCAAAAAGGCAACCACACTGTAGTTGGACGCCAATCGCCATACAGCCTTTATAACGAAGAGCTTGCAACCTATTCCAAAGGGGATATGTTTGACCATAATGCAGCAGTCGGCTTCATCAAACTCTGGGGCCTCCCTACAAAAGTATACGCAGAAATCCACAACAAAGAAAAAGTAACCCTTTAA
- the argF gene encoding ornithine carbamoyltransferase — MQSVLKWETNKETYHVSQSHFLTLGSFSQEDIHFLLEDAIKLKKYQKEGIPHPYLQGKVLAMLFEKSSTRTRVSFEVGMLQLGGHAIFLSSNDIQLGRGESPADTAKVLSRYVDGLMIRTFDHQTLEEFARHSDVPIINGLTDSHHPAQVLADLLTIKEHKGKLKGLKVCYLGDANNNMSHSLIEGAVKVGMDISIACPAGFEPDLSILTAMKKEALLTGSSIEVGEYPVEMIKDADVVVTDVWTSMGQEAESEERLKVFAPYQVNSELCKYAKDDFIFLHCLPAHRGEEVTAEIIDGTHSVVFDEAENRLHAQKAILKALLSN, encoded by the coding sequence ATGCAAAGTGTACTAAAATGGGAAACGAACAAGGAGACCTATCATGTAAGTCAATCTCATTTTTTGACACTTGGATCCTTTTCACAAGAAGACATTCATTTTTTATTAGAAGACGCTATTAAACTTAAAAAATATCAAAAAGAGGGAATACCTCACCCCTATTTACAAGGTAAAGTACTTGCCATGCTCTTTGAAAAGTCATCTACCAGAACAAGAGTTTCCTTTGAAGTAGGCATGCTGCAACTTGGTGGTCATGCGATTTTCCTAAGCTCAAATGATATACAATTAGGGCGGGGAGAATCACCAGCAGATACAGCAAAAGTCCTGTCCCGCTATGTAGATGGATTGATGATACGGACTTTTGACCATCAAACATTAGAGGAATTTGCACGTCACTCGGACGTACCAATTATCAATGGCCTCACTGATTCGCATCATCCAGCTCAAGTATTGGCAGATCTTTTGACCATCAAAGAGCATAAAGGGAAGTTAAAAGGCTTAAAGGTTTGTTACTTAGGTGATGCAAACAATAATATGTCTCATTCTTTAATAGAAGGTGCAGTAAAAGTCGGCATGGATATTTCTATCGCTTGTCCTGCTGGTTTCGAACCGGATTTGTCCATTCTCACTGCAATGAAGAAGGAAGCTCTCTTAACAGGTTCTTCTATTGAGGTCGGAGAGTACCCTGTTGAAATGATCAAAGACGCAGATGTAGTCGTAACAGACGTCTGGACCAGCATGGGGCAAGAAGCTGAATCGGAAGAGAGACTTAAGGTATTTGCGCCATATCAAGTAAACAGTGAGCTTTGCAAATATGCTAAGGACGATTTTATCTTTTTGCACTGCCTGCCTGCACACCGCGGGGAAGAGGTAACTGCTGAAATTATTGATGGAACCCATTCTGTTGTTTTTGATGAAGCTGAAAACAGACTTCATGCACAAAAAGCCATTCTAAAGGCTTTACTAAGTAACTAA
- the carB gene encoding carbamoyl-phosphate synthase (glutamine-hydrolyzing) large subunit, with the protein MPFNNTIKKVLVIGSGPIVIGQAAEFDYAGTQACLALKEEGIEVVLVNNNPATIMTDADIADHVYMEPLTVESLEKIIEKEHPDGIIGTLGGQTALNLIVELSHKDILKKHNVLVLGTSVQSIQQGEDRERFRKLMMDLNEPVPESQIVHSLKEGLQFVKKIGYPLIIRPAYTLGGEGGGFAYNDKEFESILKKGLSLSPIGQVLVERSIKGWKEVEYEVMRDDNDTCIIVCNMENFDPVGVHTGDSIVVAPSQTLTDRQYQLLRNASLKIIRNLKIVGGCNIQFAIDPQSDDYYIIEVNPRVSRSSALASKATGYPIARMAAKCAVGYHLDEIKNPITGSTFASFEPALDYVVVKLPRFPFDKFPEADSTLSTQMKATGEVLAIDRTFEGALNKGLRSLEMKVNGIAHPQMENMVEDQWLGLLKEPTHLRLFAITHAFREGISLETIYEMTSIDKWFLHKLQQMVLLEQDLSNNSLETLSLETLKIAKRHNISNDRLCGLLGCSFEELTSLMKDHQIFPSYKLVDTCAAEFEAITPYYYSTYSGGDEVEVSQNKKALIIGSGPIRIGQGIEFDYCSVHAVKALKKAGYETIVVNNNPETVSTDFSVADKLYFEPITVEDILSIIQKEKIDLVFIQFGGQTAINLAEGLKREGVTIAGTSIESIDKLEDRSHFYSLLESEGIPHIEGMMVDHHGQLQAAAHAIGYPVLVRPSYVIGGQSMYTLFNEKELNQFSETHQNNDSIWPLLVDRYVPGLECELDVVSDGEKIYIPAIFEHIEKAGIHSGDSLAVLPSISLSEQVKERLIEYTRKICHAAQIIGIANIQFVISGDIIYCLEVNPRASRTVPIVSKVTNVPMIELSIRTQLGEKLSQSGLKEDPGFWTVKAPVFSDTKLKDVDHVLGPEMKSTGEIIGLGMKFEEAMSKALFLGKKSPFSLMQEEKIIFCSIADREKKNALPLMKELVNKGFSIIATEGTAEFLKENNISVETISKKDIDITLKTEKFAAAIIIPTIGREKLRNGAIYRALCTMNGIRTFTCLETAQQAIMLNDTIQQNYQTIKDYTKNKKREVEYLCKVY; encoded by the coding sequence ATGCCATTTAACAATACAATAAAAAAAGTGTTGGTTATCGGTTCAGGCCCGATCGTCATCGGCCAAGCCGCAGAGTTTGACTATGCCGGAACACAAGCTTGCCTGGCTCTCAAAGAAGAGGGCATTGAAGTGGTCCTAGTAAACAACAATCCTGCTACAATCATGACGGATGCAGATATTGCAGATCACGTTTATATGGAACCTTTAACTGTGGAAAGTCTGGAGAAAATAATTGAAAAAGAGCATCCCGACGGAATTATTGGAACGCTTGGCGGGCAGACAGCCTTAAACTTGATAGTAGAACTTTCGCACAAAGACATCTTGAAAAAACACAACGTTTTGGTACTTGGAACATCTGTTCAATCCATTCAACAGGGAGAAGACAGAGAACGTTTTCGTAAACTGATGATGGATTTAAATGAACCAGTTCCTGAATCACAAATTGTCCATTCTCTAAAAGAAGGCCTTCAATTTGTAAAGAAAATCGGTTACCCGCTTATCATCAGACCCGCATACACTTTAGGTGGAGAAGGTGGGGGCTTTGCATATAACGATAAAGAATTTGAGTCCATACTAAAAAAAGGGTTGAGCCTGAGTCCGATAGGTCAAGTATTAGTGGAAAGAAGCATAAAAGGTTGGAAAGAAGTGGAGTACGAGGTAATGCGTGATGATAACGATACTTGCATCATCGTGTGCAACATGGAAAATTTTGATCCAGTTGGAGTTCACACGGGGGACTCTATCGTAGTTGCTCCTTCCCAAACATTAACAGATAGACAATATCAACTACTAAGAAATGCAAGTCTAAAAATTATCAGAAACTTAAAGATTGTCGGAGGATGCAATATCCAGTTTGCTATCGATCCTCAGTCAGATGATTACTATATTATCGAGGTGAATCCCCGTGTAAGCCGTTCATCCGCTCTTGCATCAAAGGCAACCGGTTATCCGATTGCTCGAATGGCAGCCAAGTGTGCAGTGGGTTACCACTTGGACGAAATTAAAAATCCAATAACAGGATCAACCTTTGCTTCCTTTGAACCTGCTCTTGATTATGTAGTAGTAAAGTTACCTAGGTTTCCATTTGATAAATTTCCAGAAGCAGATTCAACTCTAAGTACACAAATGAAGGCTACTGGTGAGGTACTTGCGATCGACCGTACCTTTGAAGGAGCCTTAAATAAGGGACTTCGTTCTTTGGAGATGAAAGTAAACGGGATTGCACACCCTCAAATGGAGAATATGGTGGAGGATCAATGGTTGGGTTTACTGAAGGAACCAACACATTTAAGACTTTTTGCTATCACGCATGCTTTTAGAGAGGGTATTTCATTAGAAACCATATATGAGATGACTTCTATTGATAAATGGTTTCTTCATAAATTGCAGCAAATGGTGTTGCTTGAACAGGACCTTTCTAATAACAGCTTGGAGACATTATCCCTTGAGACTTTAAAAATAGCTAAACGTCATAATATCAGTAATGACAGATTGTGTGGTTTACTAGGATGCAGTTTTGAAGAATTGACTTCCCTTATGAAAGACCATCAAATCTTTCCATCCTATAAATTAGTTGATACGTGTGCAGCTGAATTTGAGGCTATAACTCCATACTATTATTCCACATATAGTGGAGGGGACGAAGTAGAAGTCAGTCAAAACAAGAAAGCACTAATCATAGGTTCCGGACCGATCCGTATCGGCCAAGGAATTGAGTTTGACTATTGCTCTGTCCATGCTGTGAAAGCCCTGAAGAAAGCAGGCTATGAAACTATCGTTGTAAACAACAACCCTGAAACCGTCAGTACAGACTTTTCGGTGGCTGATAAACTTTATTTTGAACCCATTACAGTTGAAGATATCTTATCAATCATCCAAAAGGAAAAGATTGATCTTGTCTTTATTCAATTTGGTGGGCAGACTGCCATCAACCTTGCAGAAGGCCTAAAACGGGAAGGTGTCACCATCGCAGGAACGAGCATCGAATCGATTGATAAACTTGAGGACAGATCACACTTCTATTCTTTACTGGAATCAGAGGGGATTCCTCATATTGAAGGAATGATGGTAGATCACCACGGTCAATTGCAGGCTGCAGCACATGCTATCGGTTATCCTGTATTGGTGCGTCCATCCTATGTGATCGGTGGGCAATCCATGTACACGCTTTTTAATGAAAAAGAATTAAATCAATTCAGCGAAACACACCAAAATAATGACTCCATATGGCCTTTGTTGGTCGATCGTTATGTTCCAGGTCTGGAATGTGAACTGGATGTAGTATCAGATGGAGAAAAAATATATATCCCTGCAATATTTGAACACATTGAAAAAGCAGGAATTCACTCAGGTGACAGCCTTGCCGTTCTTCCTTCCATCTCTCTGTCAGAACAAGTGAAAGAACGACTAATCGAGTACACAAGGAAAATATGTCATGCTGCTCAAATCATCGGTATTGCCAATATCCAGTTTGTCATTTCCGGCGACATTATCTATTGTTTAGAAGTTAACCCAAGGGCATCCCGAACAGTCCCTATTGTTAGTAAAGTTACGAATGTCCCCATGATAGAACTTTCAATCCGAACACAATTGGGGGAGAAACTCAGTCAAAGCGGCCTAAAAGAGGATCCTGGTTTTTGGACGGTAAAAGCACCTGTCTTTTCTGATACTAAACTAAAGGACGTGGATCATGTTCTAGGACCTGAGATGAAGTCTACGGGAGAAATTATCGGCCTCGGAATGAAATTTGAAGAGGCAATGAGTAAAGCATTGTTCCTTGGGAAAAAAAGCCCATTCTCTCTTATGCAAGAAGAAAAAATAATTTTTTGTTCCATTGCAGATCGTGAAAAAAAGAATGCTCTTCCACTCATGAAGGAACTTGTGAATAAAGGTTTTTCTATCATTGCAACGGAAGGTACTGCTGAATTTTTAAAAGAAAACAATATATCAGTGGAAACCATTTCCAAAAAGGATATAGACATCACATTAAAAACAGAGAAGTTTGCTGCTGCAATCATCATTCCTACAATTGGAAGAGAAAAGTTACGTAATGGAGCCATCTACAGAGCATTGTGCACCATGAACGGAATAAGAACTTTTACTTGTTTAGAAACCGCTCAACAAGCAATCATGCTGAACGATACGATACAACAAAATTATCAAACTATAAAAGATTATACAAAAAATAAAAAGAGAGAGGTTGAATATTTATGCAAAGTGTACTAA
- a CDS encoding carbamoyl phosphate synthase small subunit has protein sequence MNNGYLLLETGEVFPGILIGSKDDAIGEVVFNTSMTGYQEIMSDPSYAGQIIVFCYPLIGNYGFNPQDYEAKNIYAKGVVMGEACYMPNHYSSEVAAPELLEKMGISGLSNVDTRELVKTIRKRGSVKGFITDSIKDFPHTKIPENWVELVSTPIMKNYPGPGPHIVLLDYGYKKSILEALLHANCQVTVVPYSTSLEEVETLQPDGVLLSNGPGNPEVLKGHLPKIKKIAEEFPTLGICLGHQLLAMAFGAKTEKLLFGHRGGNHPVKDLATGKVYITSQNHSYNVKEDSINQEIFSITYKNINDGTVEGLQHKKLPALSVQFHPEAHPGPQDTNYIFEKFLTLIHEKTGVMSYAI, from the coding sequence ATGAATAATGGATATTTACTTTTAGAGACAGGGGAAGTTTTTCCCGGTATTTTAATAGGAAGTAAAGACGATGCGATCGGGGAAGTGGTTTTCAACACCAGTATGACAGGTTATCAGGAAATCATGTCAGATCCATCCTATGCCGGCCAAATTATCGTCTTTTGTTATCCGCTAATCGGAAACTATGGCTTTAACCCACAAGATTATGAAGCCAAAAATATTTATGCAAAAGGGGTGGTCATGGGAGAGGCTTGCTATATGCCTAACCATTATTCTTCTGAAGTGGCAGCACCTGAGCTTTTAGAAAAAATGGGGATCAGTGGACTTAGTAATGTGGATACAAGAGAGCTTGTTAAAACCATTCGAAAACGGGGATCTGTGAAAGGGTTCATTACTGACTCTATAAAAGACTTCCCACATACAAAAATTCCAGAAAATTGGGTAGAATTGGTGTCCACTCCAATAATGAAAAACTATCCTGGACCTGGTCCTCACATCGTTCTGTTGGATTATGGATATAAAAAATCAATATTAGAAGCTTTGCTTCATGCAAACTGCCAGGTAACAGTTGTACCATATTCCACAAGCCTGGAAGAAGTAGAGACGCTTCAACCTGATGGTGTGTTATTAAGCAATGGTCCTGGAAATCCAGAAGTATTGAAGGGTCACTTACCAAAAATTAAAAAGATTGCAGAAGAATTTCCAACGCTTGGGATCTGCCTAGGCCATCAATTATTAGCTATGGCATTTGGTGCAAAGACAGAAAAGTTGCTTTTTGGACATCGAGGCGGCAATCACCCAGTAAAAGATCTTGCAACAGGGAAAGTGTATATTACGTCCCAAAATCACAGCTATAACGTAAAAGAGGACTCTATTAATCAAGAAATCTTTTCCATCACTTATAAAAATATTAACGATGGGACAGTGGAAGGCCTTCAACATAAAAAACTTCCTGCTTTAAGTGTTCAATTTCACCCGGAAGCACATCCTGGACCGCAGGATACCAATTATATTTTTGAGAAATTTTTAACACTCATCCATGAGAAAACAGGAGTAATGTCATATGCCATTTAA
- a CDS encoding acetylornithine transaminase yields the protein MNTYSRLPLPIQKGKGAYVWSDKNEAYLDFTSGIATCNLGHCPPEVQKALEQQLSNLWHTSNLYHLPKQEELARLLVEKSCFDQVFFCNSGAEANEAAIKLVRAFANNNHKKHASIVTFQQSFHGRTLATVAATGQEKIKSGFEPMPEGFIHLPYNDYQSLQTIRELEPTAVMLELLQGEGGVVPADPDWVKELSSVCKEKEILLVVDEVQTGMGRTGSLFLYEQYNVEPDIMTLAKGLGSGFPIGAMLAKEEVAAAFKSGMHGSTFGGNPLACTAGIETLNIISEESFLKNVAEQSQLLHTELESLLDDFSFIKEKRGKGMLIGLEINGNAIDIVKMALEEKLLLLSAGPNVVRLLPPLTITQEDVVTFVQKFTKVLQQYMEVEHE from the coding sequence ATGAATACATACAGCAGGCTGCCTTTACCAATCCAAAAAGGTAAAGGGGCATATGTCTGGTCTGATAAGAATGAAGCCTATCTGGATTTCACATCAGGAATTGCAACATGCAATCTAGGGCATTGTCCCCCTGAAGTTCAAAAAGCTCTTGAGCAACAACTGTCAAATCTTTGGCATACGTCCAACCTTTATCATCTTCCAAAACAGGAAGAACTCGCCCGCCTTCTGGTGGAAAAATCCTGCTTTGATCAGGTGTTTTTCTGTAATAGCGGTGCAGAGGCAAACGAGGCCGCTATTAAGCTTGTAAGGGCCTTTGCCAATAACAATCATAAGAAGCATGCAAGCATTGTGACATTTCAGCAAAGCTTTCATGGAAGAACCTTGGCTACAGTGGCGGCAACAGGACAAGAGAAAATCAAGTCTGGATTTGAACCAATGCCAGAAGGGTTTATCCACCTGCCTTATAACGATTATCAATCTCTCCAAACAATAAGAGAACTGGAACCAACCGCTGTCATGCTAGAACTTCTTCAAGGAGAGGGCGGAGTGGTCCCGGCAGATCCTGACTGGGTTAAGGAACTATCTTCTGTATGTAAGGAAAAAGAAATTCTACTTGTCGTCGATGAAGTGCAAACGGGAATGGGTCGTACAGGAAGCTTGTTTTTATATGAACAATACAATGTGGAACCAGATATCATGACACTAGCCAAAGGACTCGGTTCTGGTTTTCCGATTGGTGCGATGCTCGCTAAAGAAGAGGTCGCTGCTGCCTTTAAATCTGGTATGCATGGAAGTACCTTTGGCGGGAATCCGTTAGCATGTACTGCAGGTATTGAAACTTTAAACATAATAAGCGAAGAAAGCTTTTTGAAAAATGTTGCAGAACAGAGCCAGCTCCTGCATACAGAGCTTGAAAGTTTACTAGATGACTTTTCCTTCATCAAGGAAAAAAGGGGAAAAGGCATGTTGATTGGTTTGGAGATAAATGGGAACGCGATTGATATAGTCAAAATGGCATTAGAGGAAAAACTATTACTGTTAAGTGCCGGTCCAAACGTGGTAAGACTGCTTCCACCTCTCACAATCACACAAGAAGATGTGGTCACTTTCGTTCAAAAATTCACCAAGGTACTACAGCAATACATGGAGGTAGAACATGAATAA